CGTCGAAATCGAGGTTAATTCCTCTGTGCTCAACGACGAGTTCATCGCTCATCGATTAGGTCTCATTCCTCTCACCAGCGAGCGTGCGATGAGCATGCGGTTCTCTCGTGATTGTGATGCTTGTGACGGAGATGGACAGTGCGAGTTTTGCTCTGTTGAGTTCAGGCTTAGTGCTAAGTGTGTTACTGACCAAACCCTAGATGTTACTAGCAGGGATCTCTACAGTGCTGATCCTACTGTTACTCCTGTTGATTTCACTGTCGATTCGACTATCTCTGATTCAAGCGAGTCAAAGTATGTACCTTTTTTCTCTATCATTGGTTCTTGTTTTGCTGATTACAAAATTCTCCATTTTTGCCTTTTGATTTATGAATCGATTGGAATTGGTATAACTTAAGAGATTAGACAATGCTATTCAAGATTAGATATTGTTTAACCTTTGCATGACTCTTCTTGCTCTTGGTTGTTTGATCTTTTGATTTTAGTAGTTGTGTGGGTTTGTTCTGCCTACACTCTTTGTTAATGaagctgtttttgttttggtttcagggGGATTATCATTGTGAAACTGCGCAGGGGACAAGAGTTGAGGCTTAGGGCTATAGCGAGGAAAGGAATTGGGAAAGATCATGCGAAATGGTCTCCTGCAGCTACTGTTACGTTTATGTATGAGCCTGACATTATTATCAATGAAGATATGATGGACACTTTGACAGAAGAGGAAAAGATCGACTTGATTGAGAGCAGCCCAACCAAAGTTTTTGGCATTGACCCGGTCACCAGACAGGTTAGTTTGGATGTTGTGATAGAATGACTTCTTAGCAAGTTTTTGGCTTTGAGACTtccatatattttgtttcctaCTTGGTTTGCTACAATGCATTTGCAATATGTATATTGATATGGGTGTATGAATTTTCTTTAGGTGTTTAGTGCGTTTAGGTCATTTCTGTAGCTATATATCTGTTAGATAGCATTATTGAGCTCTTTAGTACCAAGTTAACTCATTGGTTGTGAATTGTGATAGTTTTATGAGACTAACTTCAGTTATccgaataaaattaaatagctGCTAAGGCTATTTGTGACAAATGGAAACATCTTTTTGTGTCTATTCACTgcaaattatataaaatgtcAATTGAATGGGGATGGCATGAATGTCAAGGAAAGATAGATCACTTGAACTAAAATGGAATTTGTGTTTGAGATTTCATGTTGATGTTCCAGTTTGTTCCTCTTGAactttttcttctatattttcttGCCACAGCTTAAGTAACTTTCTTTGACTTGTGAGAGAACGTACATCTGGTTATAACTGTTTAAGTACTCTGTTGTTGAAATTTTGTCTGTCATTACCGTCGTGgtctattttttaaattttcataactATTACTGTCAGCTTTTGCTATCATTGCGGTTGTATTTAATGTACTTTGATTTTTAGGTTGTGGTGGTTGATCCTGAAGCTTACACTTACGATGAAGAAGTGATCAAGAAAGCTGAAGCCATGGGGAAACCGGGAATCATTGAGATCCATCCGAAAGATGATAGTTTTGTTTTCACTGTTGAATCCACAGGTGCAGTGAAGGCATCCCAGCTGGTACTAAATGCCATAGATATCCTGAAGCAGAAGCTTGATGCAGTCCGTCTCTCAGATGACACTGTCGAAGCCGATGATCAGTTTGGTGAACTCGGCGCCCATATGCGTGGAGGATGAACTCGTGGTTAATTCGAGCTCTTTGTTTTATCCGGTTGTTTCGGGTTTGAGTTTCTTCTAGACCAGACTAATATATTAACCGTAGCGGCACTGTCTTGTTAGATAACAACATGTGTGAAGTGGCAGTCTTCTGTTTGTCTCGGATCTCCTGAATCTTGTTAAGCTGGGTTATTGTAAGTCCTTAGACTTGCTCTTAACAAAAGGGTTGAAACTATCAACATTAAGAATTTAGGATTAAATTCAATAGAACTGTGGAGaacattagtatattttatggTAGTGTTCCAATAGAACCAAGAACAGACTTAACAGTTAACACAAAGAGAATCAAATAATCTGTGATGTTCCGGTGTCTGGTTTCTCGACTTGGAGAGCATTTACTCACATTGTTTAAGTAATAGGAAAACAATTTGAAGGTTCATAAATTTTCATCTAatttatattcttaattatgttttaatttatgaattttacaTTCGTTGGGAAATAAGAAAACCAACTTA
The Camelina sativa cultivar DH55 chromosome 15, Cs, whole genome shotgun sequence DNA segment above includes these coding regions:
- the LOC104747369 gene encoding DNA-directed RNA polymerases II, IV and V subunit 3 — encoded protein: MDGATYQRFPKVKIRELKDDYAKFELRETDVSMANALRRVMISEVPTVAIDLVEIEVNSSVLNDEFIAHRLGLIPLTSERAMSMRFSRDCDACDGDGQCEFCSVEFRLSAKCVTDQTLDVTSRDLYSADPTVTPVDFTVDSTISDSSESKGIIIVKLRRGQELRLRAIARKGIGKDHAKWSPAATVTFMYEPDIIINEDMMDTLTEEEKIDLIESSPTKVFGIDPVTRQVVVVDPEAYTYDEEVIKKAEAMGKPGIIEIHPKDDSFVFTVESTGAVKASQLVLNAIDILKQKLDAVRLSDDTVEADDQFGELGAHMRGG